A single region of the Anaerococcus urinomassiliensis genome encodes:
- the alr gene encoding alanine racemase → MESYLNVNLDYIDKNIDNIRALKPNKLFCAVLKANAYGLGLVPIAQSIEGKVDYFAVARLEEAICLRKSGIKKPIMLLGYVAYNEVDECIKYDVDIPIYDLSYAKKINDNINNQVNVHIAIDSGHGRLGFRENQTDDILVLKNLHNLNIIGIFSHYSTADEPDSTFTNLQNERFQEILRNTSSEFNFKYIHIENSAGSINVKSQSNMIRVGLALYGLYPSVDMKNKVKLYQSFELKTHISFVKNVEKGIPISYGRTYVTEKNMKIATIPIGYADGFLRAFSNLGEVLIKGKLCKILGRVCMDQIMVDVTGLDVNIDDEVIIYSDIYKEANKVNTITYELLTDIGMRIPRVYIKNGKIIDIINYLGEIYEN, encoded by the coding sequence ATGGAGTCATATCTTAATGTTAATTTAGATTACATAGATAAAAATATAGATAATATAAGAGCATTAAAACCCAATAAATTATTTTGTGCAGTACTTAAAGCCAATGCATATGGTCTAGGTCTTGTTCCTATAGCTCAATCAATTGAGGGTAAAGTTGACTACTTTGCAGTAGCAAGGTTGGAAGAGGCAATTTGCCTTAGAAAGAGTGGTATAAAAAAACCAATCATGCTATTAGGTTATGTAGCCTACAATGAGGTTGATGAATGCATTAAATATGATGTTGATATACCAATCTACGACCTTTCATATGCTAAAAAGATCAATGATAATATAAATAATCAAGTTAATGTACATATAGCTATTGATAGTGGACACGGGCGATTGGGTTTTAGAGAAAATCAGACTGACGATATTTTAGTTTTGAAAAATCTACATAACTTAAATATTATAGGTATTTTTAGCCATTATTCAACAGCTGATGAACCGGACTCTACATTTACAAATTTACAAAATGAAAGATTTCAAGAAATCTTAAGAAATACTAGTAGTGAATTTAATTTTAAGTACATACATATAGAAAACAGTGCTGGATCCATAAATGTAAAAAGCCAAAGCAATATGATTAGAGTAGGCTTGGCTTTATATGGATTATATCCATCTGTCGACATGAAAAATAAGGTAAAATTATATCAGTCTTTTGAATTGAAAACACATATTTCTTTTGTAAAGAATGTAGAAAAAGGAATCCCAATTTCATATGGTCGTACTTATGTAACAGAAAAAAATATGAAAATCGCCACCATTCCTATAGGATATGCTGATGGTTTTTTAAGAGCGTTTTCTAATCTAGGAGAAGTTCTAATCAAGGGTAAGCTTTGTAAGATCCTAGGTAGGGTATGCATGGATCAAATCATGGTTGATGTTACAGGTCTTGATGTAAATATTGATGATGAGGTTATCATATATTCTGATATATATAAAGAAGCTAATAAAGTCAATACCATTACATATGAACTATTGACAGATATAGGTATGAGGATACCACGCGTCTATATAAAAAATGGTAAAATAATAGATATAATTAATTATTTAGGAGAAATCTATGAAAATTAA
- a CDS encoding amidohydrolase, translating into MKTLIKNTSILDMLSPDIIKGDIYIEDDKIIEVGSLEKFKADKVIDGTNFLTMPGFINCHTHVAMSYFRNYGNDTDLMTWINDYIFPAEENLNTDIVYNASLLSFAEMIKSGTTSFADMYFFEESTIMALEKGKLRAQISRGLSSPDSSDFRINENINLYKNFNGKEGRIEVALGPHAVYTTDKKYLKKIAEYAKRYKMPIHIHLSETKFENDQCMKKYGQSPTEVFDECGIFENRTIAAHGVYLSDKDIKILSEKNISIVHNPSSNLKLSSGILDVKRLMSAGINVCLGTDSAASNNKQSMLKEIELAALLAKYHSPDALKAFDILKMATINGAKALGLSDEIASIEKGKKADLIMLDLDNINHLPSNDILSSICYSTYEEDIKYVFIDGDLVLDNRKLIYLNEDQIKEKAKSLSRELI; encoded by the coding sequence ATGAAAACACTTATCAAAAATACATCAATCCTTGATATGCTTAGTCCCGATATTATAAAGGGAGATATTTATATTGAAGATGACAAAATAATAGAAGTGGGATCTTTAGAAAAATTTAAAGCTGATAAAGTCATTGATGGTACGAATTTTCTAACCATGCCAGGCTTTATCAACTGCCATACCCATGTTGCTATGAGTTACTTTAGAAATTATGGCAATGATACTGATTTGATGACATGGATAAATGATTATATATTTCCTGCCGAAGAGAATCTAAATACAGATATTGTATACAATGCATCGCTTTTATCTTTCGCTGAGATGATAAAATCTGGAACAACAAGTTTTGCTGATATGTATTTTTTTGAAGAATCTACTATAATGGCTTTGGAAAAAGGGAAATTAAGAGCTCAAATTTCAAGAGGCCTATCTTCACCCGATTCTAGTGACTTTAGGATTAATGAAAATATCAATTTGTATAAAAATTTTAACGGCAAAGAAGGTAGAATTGAGGTCGCTTTAGGTCCACATGCTGTCTATACAACTGACAAGAAATATCTTAAAAAGATTGCAGAATATGCAAAAAGATATAAAATGCCTATACATATTCACCTATCAGAAACTAAATTTGAAAATGACCAGTGCATGAAAAAATATGGTCAAAGTCCAACAGAAGTATTTGATGAATGTGGGATATTCGAAAATAGGACTATAGCAGCCCATGGTGTATATCTAAGCGATAAAGATATAAAAATTTTAAGTGAAAAAAATATTTCTATAGTGCATAACCCATCAAGTAATCTAAAGCTATCATCAGGTATATTAGATGTAAAGAGACTGATGAGTGCTGGAATAAATGTATGTTTAGGAACAGACTCAGCAGCAAGCAACAATAAGCAATCAATGCTAAAAGAAATTGAATTGGCTGCACTTCTCGCAAAGTACCATTCTCCAGATGCTTTAAAGGCATTTGATATTTTGAAGATGGCTACTATTAATGGTGCGAAAGCTTTGGGTCTTTCAGATGAAATTGCTAGCATAGAAAAAGGCAAAAAAGCAGATCTTATAATGTTGGATTTAGATAACATAAATCATTTACCATCCAATGATATACTAAGCTCTATTTGTTATTCAACTTATGAAGAAGATATAAAATATGTGTTTATAGATGGGGATTTAGTCTTAGATAATAGAAAACTAATATACTTAAATGAGGATCAGATAAAAGAAAAAGCAAAAAGTCTATCAAGGGAATTAATATGA
- the ligA gene encoding NAD-dependent DNA ligase LigA — MGKIEEINELIEKIEELNYHYYTLDAPLVSDGEYDKLYDRLKELEEETGFSPDNSPTKKVGGQVLEKFEKHFHISRLYSQDKAQSFEDLENWIGRINRLRDTYNESHEDKLDDIEYILEYKFDGLTINLTYEDGKLINAATRGNGSVGEEISAQVHTIKSVPRTIKEKSLLEIQGEALMPLSELERYNKENEFQLKNARNAAAGALRNLDTNETKKRNLTAYIYNISTTNLEFDTEEEMLDFLKDQGFIVHPYHKKVKTYDEIIKELDKIEEERKTLDILTDGVVIKINDKKTQQALGYTNKFPRWSLAYKFEAEEYTTTLLDVVWNVGRTGKVTPSAILEPVDFSGVTVSRATLNNYDDILRKKVKLGSRVFIRRSNDVIPEILGVVDENQEGTKVIEKPSHCPYCGSELIEGNVHIICPNSLSCTPQLLARIEHFASRNAMDIEGLSEKTIGQLMDELGIKEVYDLYDLTYDDLIDLERFGPKKTKNLLDAIEASKDVDLNRFIYAIGIPNVGERTARDLASKFKNFASLRKAEAGELTQIPDIGEITAENIVEFFADTNINEAIDLLLSKGIKINEDINKDSTNKLESLTYVITGTIDNYKRDDVKELIEKNGGKVTGSVSKKTDALICGENAGSKLDKAKSLDIKIIEGNELKEFMNELEGK, encoded by the coding sequence ATGGGAAAAATAGAAGAAATTAATGAATTAATAGAAAAAATAGAAGAATTAAACTATCATTATTACACCCTCGATGCACCCTTGGTTTCAGATGGTGAATATGACAAACTATACGATAGGTTAAAAGAACTTGAAGAAGAAACCGGATTTTCTCCAGACAATTCGCCTACCAAAAAAGTTGGTGGACAAGTACTAGAAAAGTTTGAGAAACACTTTCATATTTCAAGGCTATATTCTCAGGATAAGGCCCAGTCATTTGAAGATTTAGAAAACTGGATAGGAAGAATAAATAGACTTCGTGATACTTATAATGAAAGCCACGAAGATAAGCTTGATGATATAGAATACATCTTAGAATATAAATTTGATGGTCTAACAATTAACCTAACTTATGAAGATGGTAAATTAATAAATGCAGCTACTAGGGGTAATGGCAGTGTTGGAGAAGAGATATCTGCCCAGGTACATACTATAAAATCAGTGCCCAGAACTATCAAGGAGAAATCACTTTTAGAAATTCAAGGTGAAGCTTTGATGCCATTATCTGAGCTAGAAAGATATAATAAGGAAAATGAATTTCAGCTAAAAAATGCTAGAAATGCAGCGGCTGGAGCTCTCAGGAATCTAGATACAAATGAAACAAAAAAAAGAAATTTAACAGCCTATATATACAATATTTCAACTACAAATCTAGAATTTGATACTGAAGAAGAAATGTTAGATTTTTTAAAGGATCAAGGTTTTATCGTTCATCCCTACCATAAAAAAGTTAAAACTTATGATGAAATAATCAAAGAATTAGATAAAATAGAAGAAGAACGCAAAACTTTGGACATCTTAACAGATGGCGTTGTAATTAAGATTAATGATAAGAAAACTCAACAAGCTTTGGGTTATACAAACAAATTTCCAAGATGGTCACTGGCTTATAAGTTTGAAGCTGAAGAATACACAACAACGCTTTTAGATGTGGTTTGGAATGTTGGAAGGACTGGAAAAGTTACACCATCTGCTATTCTTGAACCAGTTGATTTTTCAGGAGTCACAGTATCTCGTGCAACATTAAATAATTATGATGATATATTAAGAAAAAAAGTTAAACTTGGGTCAAGAGTATTTATAAGAAGGTCAAATGACGTTATTCCAGAAATACTGGGAGTTGTTGATGAAAATCAAGAGGGTACAAAAGTAATAGAAAAGCCAAGTCATTGTCCGTATTGTGGCAGTGAGTTAATAGAGGGAAATGTTCATATTATTTGCCCAAACTCTTTATCTTGTACTCCACAACTACTAGCCAGGATTGAACATTTTGCATCTAGAAATGCCATGGATATTGAGGGACTTTCTGAAAAAACCATTGGTCAATTAATGGATGAACTTGGTATAAAAGAAGTTTATGATCTCTACGATCTTACCTATGATGATCTTATTGATTTAGAACGTTTTGGTCCTAAGAAAACAAAGAATCTATTAGATGCAATTGAAGCTAGTAAAGATGTTGATTTAAATAGATTTATATATGCAATTGGTATACCAAATGTAGGGGAGAGAACAGCTAGAGATTTAGCAAGTAAGTTTAAAAATTTTGCTAGTCTAAGAAAAGCAGAAGCTGGTGAATTAACACAAATCCCAGACATTGGAGAAATAACGGCAGAAAACATTGTGGAATTTTTTGCTGATACAAATATCAATGAAGCAATTGACTTGCTCTTATCAAAAGGAATAAAGATAAATGAAGATATCAATAAGGATTCAACAAATAAGCTAGAATCTTTAACCTATGTAATTACTGGAACTATTGATAACTACAAAAGAGATGATGTTAAAGAATTAATTGAGAAAAATGGGGGCAAAGTCACAGGCTCTGTTTCAAAAAAAACTGACGCTTTAATTTGTGGGGAAAACGCAGGTTCCAAGCTTGATAAGGCAAAAAGTTTAGATATTAAGATAATTGAAGGCAATGAACTAAAGGAATTTATGAACGAACTAGAAGGGAAGTAA
- a CDS encoding type II toxin-antitoxin system PemK/MazF family toxin: MKIKRGDLFYADLSPVVGSEQGGVRPVIVVQNDVGNKYSPTIIVAPITSQLNKAKLPTHVKIKGNEFGLPKNSVALLEQLRTIDKRRLREKIGAFDNNVMVKINEAIAISLDIISDY, translated from the coding sequence ATGAAAATTAAAAGAGGAGATTTATTCTATGCAGATTTATCTCCCGTGGTTGGCAGCGAGCAGGGGGGAGTAAGGCCTGTAATTGTCGTACAAAACGATGTAGGCAATAAATATTCGCCAACTATTATAGTGGCTCCAATAACTAGTCAACTAAATAAAGCAAAACTTCCTACTCATGTGAAGATTAAGGGCAATGAATTTGGTCTTCCAAAAAATAGTGTAGCTCTTCTTGAACAATTAAGAACAATAGATAAGAGAAGGTTACGCGAAAAAATAGGTGCATTTGATAACAATGTCATGGTAAAGATTAATGAAGCCATAGCTATATCCTTAGATATAATAAGTGATTATTAA
- a CDS encoding NAD(P)H-hydrate dehydratase: MIGIDLVNIEKFSKKTNILNTFTENEISHAASKVNTNESLAGIYAAKEAIIKACGLNLYYILRKKIEIKYENDKPVAYINGQESKVDISISHDGSYAISVCSTTYNGLHLVDDEVKNILPKRNSDTHKGTYGKIGFLGGSPGMAGSIYMASLAALRSGAGLTYILAPESIADILAIKSNEQIIKEISCNSFCYKENIKAQIISASKNLDVLAIGPGMGQAKDLHILIDEIIKNTKMKLVIDADGINAISNDLTILNVNREIILTPHLGEFSRLIGLSIDDIKKDKINLAKKFAKTYNVILVLKSNETIITDGDRLYINKIGNPGMATAGSGDVLTGIISSLLKRLQAYDAALLGVYIHSLAGDLAAEDLGEESIIASDVINHLADAFKLLRNSYGVIS; this comes from the coding sequence ATGATAGGCATAGATTTAGTTAATATAGAAAAATTTTCAAAAAAAACCAACATTTTAAATACTTTTACCGAAAATGAAATTTCTCATGCAGCAAGTAAAGTAAATACAAATGAATCTTTGGCCGGTATTTATGCCGCAAAAGAGGCTATAATAAAGGCATGTGGATTGAATCTATACTATATATTAAGAAAAAAAATCGAAATTAAGTATGAAAACGACAAGCCAGTTGCCTATATCAACGGTCAAGAAAGTAAGGTAGATATTTCCATAAGCCATGACGGATCTTATGCTATTAGTGTTTGCTCTACTACGTATAATGGTTTACACTTAGTAGATGATGAAGTTAAAAATATTTTACCAAAAAGAAATTCGGATACTCACAAGGGAACATATGGTAAAATTGGATTTTTAGGCGGAAGCCCTGGTATGGCAGGATCAATATATATGGCAAGCCTTGCAGCCCTAAGATCTGGTGCAGGCCTTACTTATATTCTTGCCCCAGAATCTATAGCAGATATTCTTGCTATTAAATCAAATGAACAAATAATAAAAGAAATATCTTGCAATAGTTTTTGCTACAAAGAAAACATAAAAGCTCAGATAATATCTGCTAGCAAAAATTTAGATGTTCTAGCTATTGGTCCAGGTATGGGTCAAGCTAAGGATTTACATATATTAATTGATGAAATTATCAAAAATACCAAAATGAAACTTGTCATTGATGCTGATGGTATCAATGCTATTAGTAATGATTTAACTATACTAAATGTAAATAGAGAAATTATATTAACACCACATTTAGGTGAATTTTCTAGATTAATCGGACTTTCTATTGATGATATCAAGAAAGATAAAATAAATTTAGCGAAAAAGTTTGCAAAAACTTATAATGTCATTTTGGTATTAAAAAGCAATGAAACAATTATAACTGATGGTGATAGATTGTACATAAATAAAATAGGAAATCCTGGGATGGCAACAGCTGGAAGTGGAGATGTTTTAACTGGTATAATCTCTTCGCTGTTAAAAAGACTACAAGCCTATGATGCTGCCCTTTTGGGGGTATATATCCATTCATTAGCTGGAGATTTAGCAGCTGAAGATCTAGGCGAAGAATCTATCATTGCAAGCGATGTAATTAATCACCTAGCAGATGCATTTAAATTATTAAGGAATTCATATGGAGTCATATCTTAA
- a CDS encoding amidase family protein, translating to MNIENLVNKFKSGEISVSQYTKETLEKIKENKYNAYISYDEEDSLKRAEYLEEKLKSGEELGKLFGLPITIKDNISYKNMKMTCGSKMLEDFTPIYNATVIENLLKEDAIIIAKTNMDEFAMGASSKTSYFGIVKNNLDTERIPGGSSSGSAVSVSSDDVLVSVGTDTGGSVRGPASYTNIIGYKPTYSLMSRYGVVSMSNTLDQVSLFAKNIDDLRTLASVSSSADKHDMTSILEPYVYQKESYDFKGKKIGYISTESHLYNGIDDTVKNDYHNALDRLKKLGAELIEIELKYAKFANPVYNVVMSCEVSSNMSRFDGVRFGHQTKDYKDVNELFVKSRSEGLGEEVQRRIALGTMYLSANDGQKIYKKGLQLRTLIKEELEEYFKELDLIVTPTTTNLPPKISENNDDPLSDFRADGFNVIVNLAGMCGISVPVRDGISGSIQFIGDRFDDNSIINAAQGFLEEE from the coding sequence ATGAATATAGAAAATTTAGTAAATAAGTTTAAATCTGGTGAAATCTCAGTAAGCCAATATACAAAAGAAACTTTAGAAAAAATAAAAGAAAACAAATATAACGCATATATTTCTTATGACGAAGAAGATAGCTTGAAAAGAGCTGAGTACCTAGAAGAAAAACTTAAAAGTGGCGAAGAACTTGGCAAGTTATTTGGTCTGCCAATCACTATTAAAGATAATATTTCATATAAAAATATGAAAATGACCTGTGGATCAAAAATGCTTGAAGATTTCACACCAATATATAATGCCACAGTCATAGAAAATCTTTTGAAAGAAGATGCTATTATAATAGCAAAAACTAATATGGATGAATTTGCTATGGGAGCAAGTTCAAAAACATCATATTTTGGTATAGTAAAAAATAATTTGGACACTGAAAGAATCCCAGGTGGATCTTCATCAGGATCAGCCGTATCCGTATCAAGTGATGATGTTCTAGTATCAGTTGGAACAGATACAGGTGGATCAGTTAGGGGTCCAGCATCATATACAAATATAATTGGTTACAAACCAACTTACTCTCTAATGAGTAGGTATGGTGTAGTATCTATGTCAAATACCCTAGATCAAGTTTCATTGTTTGCAAAAAATATCGATGATTTAAGGACTTTGGCTAGTGTATCTTCATCTGCTGATAAACATGATATGACCTCTATACTAGAGCCATATGTTTACCAAAAAGAAAGCTATGATTTTAAAGGCAAAAAAATTGGATATATCTCCACAGAGAGTCACTTATACAATGGTATTGATGATACAGTAAAAAATGACTACCATAATGCCCTAGATAGACTCAAAAAACTTGGAGCAGAATTAATTGAAATAGAATTAAAATATGCTAAATTTGCCAATCCTGTTTACAATGTTGTAATGAGTTGTGAAGTTTCTTCCAATATGAGCAGATTTGATGGTGTGAGATTTGGCCATCAAACTAAAGATTATAAGGATGTAAATGAACTTTTCGTAAAATCAAGATCGGAAGGTTTGGGAGAAGAGGTCCAAAGAAGAATTGCCCTAGGTACTATGTATCTATCTGCCAACGATGGTCAAAAAATCTATAAAAAAGGTCTACAACTTAGAACATTGATAAAAGAAGAACTTGAAGAGTATTTCAAAGAATTAGATTTGATTGTTACTCCAACAACAACTAATCTACCACCAAAAATCAGCGAGAATAACGATGATCCACTAAGCGATTTCAGAGCTGATGGTTTTAACGTAATTGTAAATTTGGCTGGAATGTGTGGTATTTCCGTTCCAGTAAGAGATGGAATTTCAGGATCTATCCAATTCATAGGAGATAGATTTGATGATAATAGCATTATCAATGCTGCACAAGGATTTTTAGAGGAGGAATAA
- the gatB gene encoding Asp-tRNA(Asn)/Glu-tRNA(Gln) amidotransferase subunit GatB, whose protein sequence is MTTKTIIGLEIHVELSTKTKMFCSCKNEFGAVPNTHVCPVCLGHPGALPVVNKKAVELAITAGLAFNCDIAKDQKMDRKKYFYPDLTKGYQITQFDKPFATNGYIELKNGKKIGLIEIHMEEDTGKSNHDEENRALMDYNRAGVPLIEIVTKPDINSPDEAREFVETLASTLKFLGISDCIMAQGSMRVDVNINMVDEETGNKTAISEIKNMNSIKAIENALAFEEERHRGLLAIGESGIKETRRWDDEKLQTIHMRDKLLENDYRFSVDGDIPEIKIEDSFIENLKNNLPELPNKKERRYIKEYSLSEYDANLLANDRNLANLFEETNKIIKDPKIVANWILTELSRRLNENEISADQMNLSIENFAKLINLAKDNKVNNNVAKKLLREIFESNEDPEKLAEDRNLLQISDSNFLEEIVDEVLAENPESIEDIKNGKDRAFGFLVGQAMKKTKGKGNPVEINELLKEKIGE, encoded by the coding sequence ATGACTACAAAAACAATAATAGGACTTGAAATCCACGTAGAATTATCTACAAAAACAAAAATGTTTTGCTCCTGTAAAAATGAATTTGGAGCAGTACCAAATACTCATGTATGCCCAGTATGTTTAGGTCATCCTGGTGCGCTTCCTGTAGTAAATAAAAAGGCAGTTGAACTTGCTATTACCGCAGGTCTTGCATTTAATTGCGATATAGCTAAAGATCAAAAAATGGATAGAAAAAAATATTTCTACCCAGACTTAACTAAAGGCTATCAAATAACACAATTTGACAAACCATTTGCTACTAATGGATATATAGAGCTTAAAAATGGTAAAAAAATTGGTCTTATAGAAATTCATATGGAAGAAGATACTGGTAAGTCTAACCATGATGAGGAAAATAGAGCTCTTATGGACTATAACAGAGCAGGAGTTCCATTGATTGAAATAGTAACAAAACCTGACATAAATTCACCAGATGAGGCTCGTGAATTTGTAGAAACATTAGCATCAACTTTAAAATTTTTAGGGATTTCTGATTGTATAATGGCTCAAGGTTCTATGCGTGTGGATGTCAATATAAATATGGTTGACGAAGAAACTGGTAATAAGACTGCTATCTCTGAAATCAAGAACATGAACTCTATAAAGGCTATAGAAAATGCTCTAGCATTTGAAGAAGAACGTCATAGGGGACTTTTAGCAATTGGAGAAAGTGGAATAAAAGAAACTAGACGTTGGGATGATGAAAAGCTTCAAACAATCCACATGCGTGATAAACTTCTTGAAAATGATTATAGATTTTCAGTAGATGGAGATATACCTGAAATAAAAATTGAAGACAGCTTCATTGAAAATTTAAAAAATAATCTACCAGAACTCCCAAACAAAAAAGAAAGAAGATACATTAAAGAATACTCTTTAAGTGAATACGACGCTAACCTTTTAGCAAATGATAGAAACCTTGCTAATTTATTTGAAGAAACTAATAAAATAATAAAAGATCCAAAAATAGTAGCAAATTGGATACTTACAGAATTATCTAGAAGACTTAATGAAAATGAAATATCAGCAGATCAAATGAACCTATCAATTGAAAACTTCGCTAAGCTAATTAACCTTGCCAAGGATAATAAAGTCAACAATAATGTTGCTAAAAAACTTCTAAGAGAAATTTTCGAATCAAACGAGGATCCTGAAAAATTAGCTGAAGACAGAAATCTACTACAAATTTCTGATAGTAATTTCTTAGAAGAAATTGTAGATGAAGTTTTAGCTGAAAATCCAGAATCTATTGAAGATATAAAAAATGGAAAAGATAGAGCCTTTGGTTTCTTAGTAGGCCAAGCTATGAAGAAAACTAAGGGTAAGGGAAATCCTGTCGAAATAAATGAATTGCTTAAAGAAAAAATAGGAGAATAG
- the murC gene encoding UDP-N-acetylmuramate--L-alanine ligase, translating to MFEFNLNEHDFKKVHFIGIGGISMSGIASLLLNKGYEVSGSDRSLTEITKHLKDEGAEIYIGQSKDNIDNPDLVIYTDAILDDNEEIIAARKLDIPVVSRGVFLGALMRNYENSIAVSGSHGKSTTTSMISKILLNSKEDATILLGGELDEMKGNVHVGDQKYLVTEACEYKGNIRYYYPQTVIVLNIDEDHLDYYKNLDDIVDTFKYYLQNQDENSKTILNLNEANNRLIIDSVKGELITYAQENYDADYVAHNIKFDEIGRPNFDLKMKNGLVEHFELGVIGRHNINNAMAAIISTYENGIDLETIKENIKEYSGLKRRMEIIGHVNTATIMTDYGHHPSEIEVTLEALREHTEGKLVCVWQPHTYSRTKTLFNDFLNCFDACDEVIITDIYAAREKFDPTIHSKDVVDALVKKGINAKYIGTFEKARDYIYDIAGDMDVVLTTGCGNPDVLAHMIVDDQVKIGA from the coding sequence ATGTTTGAATTTAATTTAAATGAACATGATTTTAAAAAGGTTCATTTTATAGGAATAGGCGGTATTTCGATGAGCGGTATCGCTTCTTTGTTGTTAAATAAAGGATATGAAGTGTCTGGCTCTGACAGGTCACTTACAGAAATTACTAAGCATCTAAAAGATGAGGGTGCAGAAATTTATATAGGCCAGAGCAAGGATAATATAGATAATCCTGATTTAGTGATTTACACTGATGCTATTTTAGATGATAATGAGGAAATTATAGCAGCTAGAAAATTAGATATACCTGTTGTTAGTAGAGGAGTTTTTCTAGGTGCATTAATGAGAAACTACGAAAATTCAATTGCCGTTTCTGGTTCTCACGGCAAGTCTACAACAACTAGTATGATTTCAAAAATCTTGCTAAACTCCAAAGAGGATGCTACTATTCTTCTCGGTGGAGAACTAGATGAAATGAAAGGTAATGTACATGTAGGCGATCAAAAATATCTTGTTACAGAGGCTTGTGAATACAAAGGCAATATTAGATATTATTATCCTCAGACTGTAATTGTCTTAAATATAGACGAAGACCACCTAGATTATTATAAAAACTTAGATGATATAGTTGACACTTTTAAATATTACTTGCAAAATCAAGATGAAAATTCCAAAACAATTCTAAATTTAAATGAAGCTAACAATAGATTAATAATTGATTCTGTTAAGGGTGAGCTAATAACCTATGCTCAAGAAAATTATGATGCAGACTATGTGGCACATAATATTAAATTTGATGAAATTGGTAGGCCTAACTTTGATTTAAAGATGAAAAATGGCTTAGTTGAACATTTTGAACTTGGAGTTATTGGTAGACATAATATTAACAATGCCATGGCCGCTATTATTTCAACATATGAAAACGGCATAGATCTAGAAACTATAAAAGAAAATATCAAAGAATATTCTGGTTTGAAAAGAAGAATGGAAATAATAGGACACGTTAATACTGCAACTATTATGACTGATTACGGCCACCACCCATCAGAGATAGAAGTAACCTTAGAAGCTTTAAGAGAACATACAGAAGGTAAGTTAGTTTGTGTGTGGCAGCCACATACTTATAGTAGGACCAAAACATTGTTTAACGATTTTTTAAATTGTTTTGATGCTTGTGATGAAGTCATCATTACAGATATATATGCGGCTAGAGAAAAGTTTGACCCGACAATCCATTCTAAAGATGTGGTTGATGCCTTAGTAAAAAAAGGAATAAATGCTAAATATATTGGAACTTTTGAAAAAGCAAGAGATTATATATACGATATAGCTGGCGATATGGACGTAGTGCTTACTACAGGTTGTGGTAACCCCGATGTCCTAGCTCATATGATTGTAGATGATCAAGTAAAAATCGGTGCATAA
- the gatC gene encoding Asp-tRNA(Asn)/Glu-tRNA(Gln) amidotransferase subunit GatC — MDTKEVEKIYNLSNLSLEGKDLESITGKFNQVLDFIEGIFDVDTEGVPMTESIYNHKAVFREDEIFEEISRDEALKNAGDKEFGYFRLDWKL; from the coding sequence ATGGATACTAAAGAAGTTGAAAAGATTTATAATCTTTCCAATCTGAGCCTAGAAGGTAAGGATTTGGAGTCTATAACTGGAAAATTCAATCAAGTATTAGATTTTATTGAGGGGATTTTTGATGTAGATACTGAAGGTGTTCCTATGACAGAAAGTATTTATAATCACAAAGCAGTATTTAGAGAGGATGAGATTTTTGAAGAAATTTCAAGAGATGAAGCTCTTAAAAATGCTGGTGATAAAGAATTTGGATATTTTAGATTGGATTGGAAGTTATAG